One part of the Streptomyces lydicus genome encodes these proteins:
- a CDS encoding glutamate synthase-related protein, producing the protein MTGAGGLSAPGFPEAAVRERARSGTAAAFPPLSGYGHALLGATPGAPEAGAPYGAPGDLLETGRLVPPVFMPRRLEKLIELGREPQHSDVDLTTDIGGFHAPLPLYVSAFGSTRAAGDGLGTAVGRQAGRLGLPLVIGENVLPVSGYGRPGTASDGAGAASGLLRRIRAYADELPDGAGGVAVQQSTEDADAEVWNLLHSDPHVQPLLASGRLAFELKVGQGAKPGLGGMTLVDAAEADRLADRYRVRDTLGEKGDVLRCSAPGTVTEEILRQQIRFMRSNYPRVRVWVKLFPGRDVDRAAAVAWQAGADAVTVDGAEGGTGWAPHAFLDGVGLPLGECLRRIGPGAHPLLVSGRMWEGGRVARSLALGARAAGLGRAALLAADEDPDRGLIRLTACLELELRLLVSALGKYAVAELAPEDLWPQPAAERRPDPTTREPS; encoded by the coding sequence GTGACCGGCGCCGGCGGCCTGTCGGCCCCGGGGTTCCCCGAGGCGGCGGTGCGTGAGCGGGCCCGCTCGGGCACCGCCGCGGCCTTCCCGCCGCTGTCCGGCTACGGACACGCGCTGCTCGGCGCGACCCCCGGCGCACCCGAAGCGGGCGCCCCGTACGGCGCGCCCGGTGACCTGCTGGAGACCGGGCGTCTGGTGCCGCCGGTGTTCATGCCGCGGCGGCTGGAAAAGCTCATCGAACTCGGCCGCGAGCCCCAGCACTCCGATGTCGACCTGACCACCGACATCGGCGGCTTCCACGCCCCACTGCCGCTGTACGTCTCGGCGTTCGGCTCGACCCGCGCCGCCGGCGACGGCCTCGGCACCGCCGTCGGCCGGCAGGCGGGACGCCTCGGCCTGCCCCTGGTCATCGGGGAGAACGTGCTGCCCGTCAGCGGCTACGGACGGCCCGGCACCGCGTCCGACGGCGCCGGCGCCGCCTCCGGCCTGCTGCGCCGCATCCGCGCGTACGCCGACGAACTGCCCGACGGCGCCGGTGGCGTCGCCGTGCAGCAGAGCACCGAGGACGCCGACGCCGAGGTGTGGAACCTGCTGCACAGCGACCCGCACGTCCAGCCGCTGCTGGCCTCCGGGCGGCTGGCCTTCGAGCTCAAGGTCGGCCAGGGCGCCAAACCGGGCCTGGGCGGGATGACGCTGGTGGACGCGGCCGAAGCGGACCGGCTGGCCGACCGCTACCGGGTGCGGGACACCCTCGGCGAGAAGGGCGACGTGCTGCGCTGCAGCGCACCGGGGACCGTCACCGAGGAGATCCTGCGCCAGCAGATCCGCTTCATGCGCAGCAACTATCCGCGGGTCCGGGTATGGGTGAAGCTCTTCCCGGGCCGGGACGTGGACCGGGCCGCGGCGGTGGCATGGCAGGCCGGTGCCGACGCGGTGACCGTCGACGGCGCCGAGGGCGGCACCGGCTGGGCACCGCACGCCTTCCTCGACGGAGTCGGGCTGCCCCTGGGCGAGTGCCTGCGCCGGATCGGTCCGGGGGCGCACCCGCTGCTGGTCAGCGGGCGGATGTGGGAGGGCGGCCGGGTGGCCAGGAGCCTGGCCCTGGGTGCCCGCGCGGCCGGTCTGGGCCGGGCGGCGCTGCTGGCCGCGGACGAGGACCCGGACCGCGGGCTGATCCGGCTGACCGCCTGCCTGGAGCTCGAACTGCGGCTCCTGGTCAGTGCCTTGGGCAAGTACGCGGTGGCCGAACTGGCCCCGGAGGACCTGTGGCCGCAGCCGGCCGCCGAGCGGCGGCCGGACCCGACGACGAGGGAGCCCTCGTGA
- a CDS encoding asparagine synthetase A, translating to MSQLPPSPRKHLDSPRTRAVLRIQQQIVSAARDHLRALGFVELLPPVIGPATDPGGRGAKQVDVDYYGHRYKLMTSAIMYKQAALLTFDKIFCVAPNVRLEPPETCSTQRHLAEFHQFDVEIAGAGAQDAMGVAEDLVRAAVRTVTEQLPEDLDVLGRDPDAFTDLLARPFDRLSHATAVADLAVLGHEQNPDAEIDWEGEAMLSRKATRPFFVTGYPKGSRGFYDREDPEVPGTLRNFDLLAAEGFGELISGAEREFDHARIVTRMRETGENPGKYQHFLEVAREGIPASAGFGIGIERLTRYVCGLDAVWEATAFPKIPGVVSL from the coding sequence ATGAGCCAGCTGCCGCCCTCACCCCGGAAGCACCTCGACAGCCCCCGCACCCGCGCCGTTCTGCGCATCCAGCAGCAGATCGTCTCCGCGGCCCGCGACCATCTGCGCGCGCTCGGCTTCGTCGAGCTGCTGCCGCCCGTCATCGGCCCGGCCACCGACCCGGGCGGACGCGGCGCCAAGCAGGTCGACGTCGACTACTACGGGCACCGCTACAAGCTGATGACCAGCGCCATCATGTACAAGCAGGCGGCGCTGCTGACCTTCGACAAGATCTTCTGCGTGGCGCCCAACGTCCGCCTGGAGCCCCCGGAGACCTGCTCGACCCAGCGGCACCTCGCCGAGTTCCACCAGTTCGACGTGGAGATCGCGGGCGCCGGCGCGCAGGACGCGATGGGCGTCGCCGAGGACCTCGTCCGTGCCGCGGTGCGGACGGTCACCGAGCAGCTGCCCGAGGACCTCGACGTGCTCGGCCGGGACCCGGACGCCTTCACCGACCTGCTCGCCCGGCCCTTCGACCGCCTCAGCCACGCCACGGCGGTCGCCGATCTGGCCGTCCTCGGACACGAGCAGAACCCGGACGCGGAGATCGACTGGGAGGGCGAGGCGATGCTGTCCCGCAAGGCCACCCGCCCGTTCTTCGTCACCGGCTACCCGAAGGGCTCGCGCGGTTTCTACGACCGCGAGGACCCCGAAGTGCCCGGCACCCTGCGGAACTTCGACCTGCTGGCGGCCGAGGGATTCGGCGAGCTGATCAGCGGCGCGGAGCGGGAGTTCGACCACGCGCGGATCGTCACCCGGATGCGGGAGACCGGCGAGAACCCCGGCAAGTACCAGCACTTCCTGGAGGTGGCCCGGGAAGGCATTCCGGCCAGTGCCGGGTTCGGCATCGGCATCGAGCGGCTGACCCGCTACGTGTGCGGCCTGGACGCGGTCTGGGAGGCCACCGCGTTCCCGAAGATCCCCGGCGTGGTGTCGTTGTGA
- a CDS encoding allene oxide cyclase barrel-like domain-containing protein has product MKRVVLGLGAAALALAATVGVAVADPGGSAAPRPSLVVEEQITDIAIPADAKVGTSFTSYADITDTARKKIGETGGQCAIVKAHFEGHMWAAQCTSMWKLPGGQLSVSQLLPFDTVTGAKKARPGAAADYSFEGVVTGGSGKYRGARGDVRFSQVQDAPSGFFGFRAEFALRP; this is encoded by the coding sequence ATGAAACGAGTCGTCCTCGGCCTCGGTGCCGCCGCCCTGGCCCTTGCCGCAACCGTCGGCGTGGCGGTGGCCGACCCCGGTGGCTCCGCCGCCCCGAGACCCTCCCTGGTGGTGGAGGAGCAGATCACCGACATCGCGATACCGGCGGACGCGAAGGTGGGCACCTCGTTCACCAGCTACGCCGACATCACCGACACGGCCCGGAAGAAGATCGGTGAGACCGGCGGCCAGTGCGCCATCGTCAAGGCCCACTTCGAGGGCCACATGTGGGCGGCCCAGTGCACCAGCATGTGGAAGCTCCCCGGCGGCCAGCTCAGCGTGAGCCAGCTGCTGCCCTTCGACACCGTCACCGGCGCGAAGAAGGCCCGTCCCGGCGCCGCCGCCGACTACTCCTTCGAGGGCGTGGTCACCGGCGGGTCCGGCAAGTACCGCGGCGCCCGCGGCGATGTCCGCTTCAGCCAGGTCCAGGACGCGCCCAGCGGATTCTTCGGGTTCCGGGCGGAGTTCGCCCTCCGCCCCTGA